The Medicago truncatula cultivar Jemalong A17 chromosome 4, MtrunA17r5.0-ANR, whole genome shotgun sequence genome includes a region encoding these proteins:
- the LOC11411017 gene encoding guard cell S-type anion channel SLAC1: MDKKPVNSFPTHFMDIHDEVLSEGDEEGTIKNEENEEKTLNKPTTRARETKRNHRSINRQFSLETGFSVLNRERKGKDDRKVLTRSGTSLGGANRFGLEGHKRDFSIFKTKSTLSKQNSLLPRKIEKELESQKINGASGVDDDSVNASVPAGRYFAALRGPELDEVKDYEDILLPTDEQWPFLLRFPIGCFGICLGLSSQAVLWLNLATSPATRFLHISPDISFLIWLLSLAVLIAVSITYILKCIFYFEAVRREYFHPVRINFFFAPWVVCMFLAISVPSRIVPQQTLHPAIWVTFIVPYFLLELKIYGQWLSGGKRRLSKVANPSNHLSVSGNFVGAILASKVGWKEPAKFFWAVGFAHYLVVFVTLYQRLPTSEALPKELHPVYSMFIAAPSAACIAWQSIYGEFDGISRNCYFIALFLYISLVVRIKFFTGFRFSVAWWAYTFPMTTVSVATIRYAEAVPAYITKGLALGLAFMSSTMVSVLFVSTLLHALYWRTLFPNDLAIAITKRKQGGEKKPLKKAYDIKRWTKKALTKNSENKDNSKNNGYNSQCDNNSVVA, translated from the exons ATGGACAAGAAACCTGTGAATTCTTTCCCAACTCATTTCATGGACATACATGATGAAGTTTTATCCGAAGGAGACGAAGAAGGGACAATAAAAAACGAGGAAAATGAAGAGAAGACCTTAAATAAACCAACAACGAGAGCTCGAGAAACGAAGAGAAACCATAGAAGTATTAACAGACAATTTTCACTTGAGACAGGATTTTCTGTTCTCAACagagaaagaaaagggaaagaTGATAGAAAGGTTTTGACAAGAAGTGGAACCAGCTTAGGAGGGGCAAATAGGTTTGGTTTGGAAGGACATAAAAGAGATTTCAGTATCTTCAAGACGAAATCTACTCTTAGTAAGCAGAATTCTTTGTTGCCGAGGAAAATAGAGAAGGAGTTGGAGTCTCAGAAGATCAATGGTGCTTCTGGTGTGGATGATGATTCTGTTAATGCAAGTGTTCCTGCTGGTAGATACTTTGCTGCTCTTAGAGGACCTGAGTTAGATGAAGTCAAG GACTATGAGGACATACTTCTCCCCACAGATGAGCAGTGGCCCTTTCTGCTTCGGTTTCCTATCGGATGCTTTGGTATTTGTCTAGGACTAAGCAGCCAAGCGGTTCTATGGCTTAACCTGGCAACAAGCCCTGCCACAAGGTTTCTCCATATCTCTCCGGATATCAGTTTTTTAATATGGCTGTTATCCTTAGCAGTGCTAATAGCAGTTTCTATTACCTACATTCTCAAATGCATATTCTACTTTGAAGCAGTCAGAAGAGAGTATTTCCATCCAGTTCGAATCAACTTCTTCTTTGCCCCTTGGGTTGTCTGCATGTTTTTGGCCATCTCTGTACCCTCTAGAATAGTCCCACAACAAACCCTTCACCCTGCCATTTGGGTCACTTTCATAGTACCATATTTTCTCCTTGAACTCAAAATATATGGCCAGTGGCTTTCTGGAGGCAAACGACGTCTGTCTAAGGTTGCAAATCCCTCTAACCATCTTTCTGTATCTGGTAACTTTGTTGGAGCAATTCTAGCTTCAAAAGTGGGTTGGAAAGAACCTGCTAAGTTCTTTTGGGCTGTTGGCTTTGCACATTACCTTGTGGTGTTTGTTACATTGTATCAGAGATTGCCAACAAGTGAGGCATTGCCTAAAGAACTGCATCCTGTGTACTCCATGTTTATTGCCGCTCCCTCCGCGGCTTGTATTGCTTGGCAGAGTATCTATGGAGAGTTTGATGGGATATCCAGAAATTGCTACTTCATTGCCTTGTTTCTCTACATTTCACTTGTCGTCCGGATCAAATTCTTCACTGGTTTTAG gttttcAGTGGCGTGGTGGGCTTACACCTTTCCGATGACAACCGTATCAGTGGCAACCATCAGGTATGCAGAGGCGGTCCCTGCCTACATAACTAAGGGTCTTGCTCTTGGCCTTGCATTTATGTCATCAACTATGGTCTCTGTTTTGTTTGTGTCCACTCTTCTGCATGCTTTATATTGGCGCACTTTGTTCCCAAATGATCTTGCTATTGCTATAACGAAGAGGAAGCAAGGTGGGGAGAAGAAACCCCTGAAGAAGGCCTATGACATAAAACGTTGGACAAAGAAAGCTCTGACCAAGAACTCAGAGAACAAAGATAACAGTAAGAATAATGGCTACAACAGCCAATGCGATAATAACAGTGTTGTGGCCTAG